The following proteins come from a genomic window of Streptomyces liliiviolaceus:
- a CDS encoding site-2 protease family protein yields MTTATGRHSDRRISPVFIGIVAVAAVTGWATWTGFAEQPGVAVFLFVTAAWIVSLCLHEYAHARTALHSGDISIGAKGYLTLNPLKYTHALLSIVLPVLFVIMGGIGLPGGAVFIERSRIRGRWKHSLISAAGPLTNVLFAVVCTAPFWLDALDGVPADFQFALAFLALLQVTAALLNFLPIPGLDGYGVIEPWLSYKIRRQVEPYAPFGLLFVFAILWIPEVNNQFFDAIDALLRTLGIDEIRTYCGQNLYRFWTETDQYCSIGG; encoded by the coding sequence ATGACCACCGCCACAGGCCGGCACAGCGACCGGCGGATCAGCCCCGTGTTCATCGGGATCGTGGCCGTCGCGGCGGTGACCGGCTGGGCGACCTGGACCGGGTTCGCCGAGCAGCCCGGCGTCGCCGTGTTCCTGTTCGTGACGGCGGCGTGGATCGTCTCGCTCTGTCTGCACGAGTACGCGCACGCGCGCACGGCCCTGCACAGCGGCGACATCTCGATCGGCGCGAAGGGCTATCTGACCCTGAACCCGCTGAAGTACACGCACGCGCTGCTCAGCATCGTGCTGCCGGTCCTGTTCGTCATCATGGGCGGCATCGGGCTGCCGGGTGGCGCGGTGTTCATCGAGCGGAGCCGGATCCGGGGCCGCTGGAAGCACAGCCTGATCTCGGCGGCGGGCCCGCTGACGAACGTGCTGTTCGCGGTGGTCTGCACCGCCCCGTTCTGGCTGGACGCGCTGGACGGGGTACCGGCCGACTTCCAGTTCGCCCTCGCGTTCCTGGCGCTGCTGCAGGTCACGGCCGCGCTGCTGAACTTCCTGCCGATCCCGGGCCTGGACGGCTACGGCGTCATCGAGCCCTGGCTGTCGTACAAGATCCGCCGCCAGGTGGAGCCGTACGCGCCCTTCGGTCTGCTCTTCGTCTTCGCGATCCTGTGGATCCCCGAGGTGAACAACCAGTTCTTCGACGCGATCGACGCGCTGCTGCGGACGCTGGGCATCGACGAGATCAGGACGTACTGCGGGCAGAACCTCTACCGGTTCTGGACGGAGACGGACCAGTACTGCTCGATCGGCGGGTGA
- the npdG gene encoding NADPH-dependent F420 reductase, whose translation MTSTDSAQKAPAKDPWDLPDVSGLVVGVLGGTGPQGKGLAYRLARAGQKVIIGSRAAERAQAAADELGHGVEGADNAETARRSDIVIVAVPWDGHGKTLESLREELAGKLVVDCVNPLGFDKKGAYALKPEEGSAAEQAAALLPDSRVTAAFHHLSAVLLQDPQIEEIDTDVMVLGEERADVEIVQALAGRIPGMRGIFSGRLRNAHQVESLVANLISVNRRYKAHAGLRLTDV comes from the coding sequence ATGACCTCTACTGACAGTGCACAGAAGGCCCCCGCCAAGGACCCCTGGGACCTTCCCGACGTCTCCGGGCTCGTCGTCGGCGTACTCGGCGGCACCGGTCCGCAGGGCAAGGGTCTCGCCTACCGGCTGGCCCGCGCCGGGCAGAAGGTGATCATCGGTTCGCGGGCCGCGGAGCGCGCGCAGGCCGCCGCCGACGAGCTCGGACACGGCGTCGAGGGCGCCGACAACGCCGAGACCGCCCGCCGCAGCGACATCGTGATCGTCGCCGTGCCGTGGGACGGACACGGCAAGACCCTGGAGTCGCTGCGGGAGGAACTGGCCGGCAAGCTCGTCGTCGACTGCGTGAACCCGCTCGGCTTCGACAAGAAGGGCGCGTACGCGCTGAAGCCCGAGGAGGGCAGCGCCGCCGAACAGGCCGCCGCGCTGCTGCCGGACTCCCGTGTCACCGCCGCCTTCCACCACCTGTCGGCCGTGCTGCTCCAGGACCCGCAGATCGAGGAGATCGACACCGACGTGATGGTGCTCGGCGAGGAGCGCGCCGACGTCGAGATCGTCCAGGCGCTGGCCGGCCGCATCCCGGGTATGCGCGGCATCTTCTCCGGGCGGCTGCGCAACGCCCACCAGGTCGAGTCGCTGGTCGCGAACCTCATCTCGGTGAACCGCCGCTACAAGGCCCACGCGGGCCTGCGCCTCACCGACGTCTAG